In Schizosaccharomyces osmophilus chromosome 1, complete sequence, the genomic window TATATCACAAGTGAAAGTCACTTCCGGTTCTACACGCCAATACCATTGGTACTTTAGTAGAAGAGGgtgtttataaaaaaagctaATACCAATTAGTTCTATCTTTGCATTGGAAACTTACCCAGAAAAAAACCGGCACATATGATGATAGCTTTCTGCATCTCCGTACATAATACCCCGATCTCCTTGGTCAGCTATAGCCTCCTGATATATTGAAACGTCAACATCATTAGGAAATCCAAACATTTCTTTGCCAATTTCTCCAAACTCGATATCTGCTGCCGTGTGCTCACGGACTGTGTCCATGAATGTTTGATCGAACGGGTCgttgttcaaaaaagtgTAGGGATAATTAAAATGGCGATTaaaatgcttttccaaagatttCATAGAAGAAACAACCCCTTCAAGGTCGGAATTTCTAGCTAAAATGACAAAGGTCGCATTCATCCTAGGGTGCATTTGAGCCTCTAATGCAACATTTTTACATCCTTTAGAAAACATAGGATCAAGCTTATCGTCAATCCTTTCCAATGGTGGATGCGACATTGTATATGTAACATGTCGAAAGCCCATCCATAATGCTAAAAGAGTTAAACAAAGAATAGGGACCATAACAATGACTGCTGGGATAACGAATGATCGACTTCCTAACCTTCGACGGAAAAGGAACCTTGGCTTTTGAAAACTCCTTGAAGAGTATAGATTTCTATCCCAGCCAAACATCTTTGCTTTGGTAGCGATTGattcaattgttttttagaaaagtaCACCAGGTGcgaaatgtaaacaaacaaaacatatTACCCACACTTGGAATAAACAAcacaaaacaagaaaataattagTATGCAAATATTAATTATAAGCCTATTAAATTGTAAATTCTTGAATGAATAGGTATCAAGGCTGcggaaaataaacaaataaatcaGAACGTAAacgaagaattaaaaacgATATActactttttttcaaattcttacGTATCCGAAAGCTCCTTGTTCATTCATGCGTTCATATAAATGCTTTTCACTTTAACAATCTGGGAGACAAAGTCATCGTCTTCTTAAAATTTTCTTATGCAGCACTTGAAAAGCCTCCAGCTTTGTTTCCGTACTGCGAGCAGCATTTGAAACATGGCTAATAGATGTTACCTTCGAAGTGCAGAAACAAACCTTTCTAAGAAGTTTCCGTATTGCAATTGGAATTTCAATatgctttttctctttttacaACATCCTAGGACTATTTCGAACCAGAAGTCATTGAATGCTCTGCATTATCATCTGactaatttatttttagacTGAAATTTATAACATAAATCATCCACTGCATCC contains:
- the omh4 gene encoding alpha-1,2-mannosyltransferase Omh4, translated to MFGWDRNLYSSRSFQKPRFLFRRRLGSRSFVIPAVIVMVPILCLTLLALWMGFRHVTYTMSHPPLERIDDKLDPMFSKGCKNVALEAQMHPRMNATFVILARNSDLEGVVSSMKSLEKHFNRHFNYPYTFLNNDPFDQTFMDTVREHTAADIEFGEIGKEMFGFPNDVDVSIYQEAIADQGDRGIMYGDAESYHHMCRFFSGFFYKHPLLLKYQWYWRVEPEVTFTCDIPYDPFYYMQNNGKVYGYVIAIKEIEDTVPSLFRYSSAYRRSMQLNSGLWNFFLESGDSEDKSEEESVDTNNINSQTPLKSQLDTKIKTLYSEENSNMDGESYNMCHFWSNFEIANFDFFRNELYEDFFQTMDKTGGFWTERWGDAPFHSLAAGLFLKESEVHYFRDFGYRHSDIYHCGQDLGCNCECLPEFPEVEFAEGGCFRQWAKLVGDGPL